A single Theropithecus gelada isolate Dixy chromosome 7b, Tgel_1.0, whole genome shotgun sequence DNA region contains:
- the GOLGA6L4 gene encoding LOW QUALITY PROTEIN: golgin subfamily A member 6-like protein 4 (The sequence of the model RefSeq protein was modified relative to this genomic sequence to represent the inferred CDS: substituted 1 base at 1 genomic stop codon): protein MWPQSPPHPAMSEKTRQDKLAAAKKKLKEYQQRNSPGVPAGAKTKKKKTGSSPETATSGGCHSPEDSQYQELAVALDSNSTTINHLNENIESLKQQKKQVEHQLEEEKKANNEIHKAQMEQLETINILMLEKADLKTTLYHTKRAARHFEEESKDLASRLQYSLQHTQELEWALSAVPTQQQEEDRSSSHSEAVLQQQLQQSTKERALLTQVTESLKQVQLERDEYAQRITGERARWQERMWKMSVEACTLKEEKRDIHRIQELERSLSELKPQMAEPLSPAPPAGTSEVKQLQDEARHLRKEVESLEGKLQSQVENNQALSLLSKEQKESFRDQEERVREQEEQRLQEQERLCAQKERLQKQQERLREQGERLRKQEERLRKEEERLRKEEERLXKQEERLWDQEERLWDQEERLRKQEERLALSQNHTLDKQLAEPHCSFEDLNNENKSALQLEQQVKELQEKLGEECLEAASQQNQQLETQLSIMALPGEGDGGGHLDSEEEEAPWPMPSIPQDLENREAMSGFMDLPKEKADGKEQVEKLELGFIQLSEATDGMREYVTVYESQGAVPNTWHQDMEDVIRLAQNEEEMKVNMLELPKLVLPLMGDHEGHGKFFATPQNPADEPAPGAPAPEELGAAGKQGDFYEVSLDNSVEPAPGEARNGSPHDNPTAEQIVHLLPVMQDTQEHPGLATKPCMPFFYRASENREINIIII from the exons ATGTGGCCCCaatcccctccccaccctgcgaTGTCAGAAAAAACACGACAGGACAAATTGGCTGCAGCCAAGAAAAAG CTGAAAGAGTATCAGCAGAGGAACAGCCCTGGTGTTCCGGCAGGAgcgaagacaaagaagaaaaaaactggaagtaGCCCTGAGACAGCCACTTCTGGTGGTTGCCACTCACCTGAGGAT AGCCAGTACCAAGAACTAGCGGTAGCCCTGGACTCAAACTCTACGACAATCAATCACCTTAATGAAAACATAGAATCATTG AAACAACAGAAGAAACAAGTGGAACATCAGCTGGAAGAA GAGAAGAAAGCAAACAATGAAATACACAAAGCGCAAATGGAGCAGTTAGAG ACAATCAACATCCTCATGTTGGAAAAGGCAGACTTGAAGACCACCCTTTACCATACTAAACGTGCCGCCAGACACTTTGAAG AAGAGTCCAAGGATCTGGCCAGCCGCCTGCAATACTCCTTGCAGCATACTCAAGAATTGGAGTGGGCTCTCTCTGCTGTGCCTACACAGCAGCAGGAAGAGGACAGG TCCTCGAGCCACAGTGAAGCAGTCCTCCAGCAGCAGTTACAGCAGTCCACAAAGGAGCGGGCACTGCTGACACAG GTGACAGAGTCACTTAAACAAGTCCAGCTAGAGAGAGATGAATATGCTCAACGTATAACAGGAGAGAGGGCCCGGTGgcaggagaggatgtggaaaatgTCGGTGGAG GCTTGCACATTGAAGGAGGAGAAGCGTGACATACATCGGATACAGGAGCTGGAGAGGAGCTTGTCCGAACTCAAACCCCAGATGG CTGAGCCCCTGTCCCCAGCACCCCCAGCAGGGACTTCTGAGGTGAAGCAGCTACAAGATGAGGCCAGGCACCTGAGGAAGGAGGTGGAAAGTTTGGAGGGAAAGCTGCAATCCCAGGTGGAAAACAATCAGGCCTTGAGTCTCCTGAGCAAGGAACAAAAGGAGAGCTTTCGGGATCAGGAGGAGAG GGTGCGGGAGCAGgaggagcagaggctgcaggagcAGGAGAGACTGTGTGCGCAAAAGGAGAGGCTTCAGAAGCAGCAGGAGAGGCTGCGGGAGCAGGGTGAGAGGCTGCGAAAGCAGGAGGAGAGGTTacgaaaggaggaggagaggctgcgaaaggaggaggagaggctgtGAAAGCAGGAGGAGAGGCTGTGGGATCAGGAGGAGAGGCTGTGGGATCAGGAGGAGAGGCTACGAAAGCAGGAGGAGAGGCTTGCGCTCTCCCAGAACCACACGCTCGACAAGCAGCTGGCCGAGCCACATTGCAGCTTCGAGGATCTG AACAACGAGAACAAGAGCGCACTGCAGTTGGAGCAGCAAGTAAAGGAACTGCAGGAGAAGCTGGGCGAG GAGTGCCTAGAAGCTGCCAGCCAGCAGAACCAACAGCTAGAGACCCAGCTGAGCATCATGGCTCTCCCTGGAGAAG gagatggaggaggaCATCTggacagtgaggaggaggaggcgccTTGGCCCATGCCAAGTATCCCACAGGACCTGGAGAACCGGGAGGCCATG AGCGGCTTTATGGACCTCCCGAAGGAGAAGGCGGACGGGAAGGAGCAGGTGGAAAAACTAGAGCTTGGATTCATCCAGCTCTCTGAAGCAACAGACGGCATGA GAGAGTATGTCACAGTATATGAGAGCCAAGGGGCAGTGCCAAACACGTGGCACCAGGATATGGAGGATGTCATTAGGCTGGCCCAGAACGAGGAGGAGATGAAA GTGAATATGCTGGAACTGCCGAAGCTGGTGTTGCCGCTTATGGGCGACCACGAGGGGCATGGCAAATTCTTCGCCACTCCCCAGAACCCTGCTGATGAGCCCGCTCCAGGGGCTCCAGCCCCCGAGGAACTTGGGGCTGCTGGCAAGCAGGGTG ATTTTTATGAGGTGAGCCTGGACAACAGCGTGGAGCCCGCACCAGGAGAGGCCAGGAATGGTTCTCCCCATGACAACCCCACTGCAGAGCAGATCGTGCACCTGCTTCCTGTAATGCAGGACACCCAGGAGCACCCAGGCTTGGCCACCAAACCCTGCATGCCATTCTTTTACCGGGCATCCGAGAACAGGGAGAtaaacatcatcatcatctaa